In Phaseolus vulgaris cultivar G19833 chromosome 7, P. vulgaris v2.0, whole genome shotgun sequence, the genomic stretch CCAACTTTTGAAAACTCAGCATGGTCTATCATGGCAATTTCATTTATTTCCCTACTTGCAATGTCTGCTGTGCTGGCCACTTGTTTCTTTGTCCGCAGGCATCGCATAAGAAGAGAAAGGCCTCGAGGTTCTCTTCGTGAATTTCATGGTATGAGTAGTCGCCTAGTGAAAGCAATGCCAAGTTTGATATTTACTGCTGTTTTGGAAGACAACTGTACATCAAGAACATGTGCTATATGCCTTGAAGACTATTGTATTGGCGAGAAGATCAGGATTCTTCCCTGCTGTCACAGTAAGCGTTCCCATGACATTGTTTTAAATCCAGTATATTATTCTGTTGGTTGATCTATCTTCAGTGTATGCTTATGTACTAGGGCATTTGTCCAACTTAAATTTCCTGATACTTTGTGCAGTTCACCACTGGATCTAATTTTGATCCTGTGTTAAGATATTCAATATTCACCACATGTTTTTAAACTTCTGGTGTGATATCAGTTAACATTACCTGACAAATAAGTATGTTGTCGATCAGGAGGCAGGTTTTGCTTATTTTCACAGCCATCGTCTAAGGGTTTGTTGGAAATAAGTATACAatgaaacttgttaattttgAGGTGATAGTAAGTTATATATTTGCATTTCTTGGAATCCTCAAGCAGGGTGTTTCTTTACTTCGAGGCTTACACTCATGTTTCAGCTTCTCTCACCCTTACGTTCCTCTACAAACTATGGTTAAGTATTTAGTTGTTTGAACTGTGTGATGTTTGCCTTTAGCATGTGAGTTAAAATCTCTGAAATGGGAAGTGCAATCACATGCTTGTTGCAACATATAAAAACTACAATAAAAAAAGAAGTCTTCTAATGGGATTTTTTAAAATGGCAAACTGGGAGCAATTCTACTTTCTAGGTTCTACCTACTTTCAACTTGCACTTCTTCTTACTCATATTACTTGATAGTTGATTCTACCCATTTCTTTGTTAATCCTGGTAGGGGAATTCTGACTTGGATTATTCTGGTGTTTTTCTTGCAAATCCCTTTTCCTGTTTTTAACTGATAAGTTGTCACCTCGAAATACCTATTTGGAAATCTGGAAGATCCCTCAAACTTGTAATTAGGATTTTATTAAGACATCATAACATTTTTCCCTCAAAGTTTGTGTTAGTTTAGCTGTTTGGAAGAaagttaattgtttttattagaaTCCAACAGACCCAACTCACTTCCAATGGCTAGCTGTATACTATACTCCAGCAAGTATTTAATAATACTCGATGTGGGACTTAGGCATCTCATAATACCCAAGTCCCCTATCACTATCTCAAGGTAGGGGGTTGCCAAGTCTTATAAGCAGTGTCCTTACCATGTTTTTAGCTAATGTTTTGCATCTTAACACACCCCAAACCCAATATTGAGCATTTGAAGTGTGAAGTTTGTGTGACTGAACATTTACTGGTTGTTCCAACAGACAGGATATGATATTGTTAGGCTACAGCTACTGTATAATTCAAGAAAAGAGAGGCACAAAGGAAACAACACAGACGAAGAAGAAATAAACAACAACCAGTAACCATCTTGTACAATCCTGTTGTTTCTTAACCTCCAACCTAAAACAGACATTTACATAGATGGTTAGAAAATGTTCATTCCATCTTAATCTGGAAATTCTTAAGTATGCCAATTTTGAAGTAGCTATAATAAAGAACTGCCACccagtgtttttttttttttgcagtagAATAGTAGGACAATTTATTTTCAAGTTAGTTTGATCTTTGTACTCCTCACGAGTTGTTAAGTACTGCAAACTTAACAAATTACTTAATTTATGTGGAATTTTGGTCTGACTTACATGTGGTATATGAAAATTGATTGTAATGGATGATTCTGTAAAATTCTCATAACATGACCTGGCAGGGAAAAGAATTTAGGAAGTTTTCTAATTTGCAACCCTTATCTCAATCTCGAAGTAGTCAACCCAGTGGGTTGGAAGGTGCAGATTTTACCTGGGATACAAATGGAAGTCCTAGAATTATCTGGACCTTTTGTGTGGCTCTATGAATCTAAAACTGCTTATGTGTGGTGTAATGCACCAGATTAAAACTGCTCTTTATCCTAAATcatcttgaaaaaaaaacagcTAATTACATCACCTACTTCtgtttgtatttttgttttaagaCCATGTTCTTGTCCTCTTCGGTTAGTCTGAGCCATCTGAAGGTTTTCCTTTGATTTTGATATTGCATTACATAACATGCTATcatgttttgttacttaacattAGTCTCGTCTGCCTGTATTGGCATTACTTGTATATTTGCATTATATGCATGTGAAATTATGATTGTTACACAGATTATATTAATTCGTTTTTCATGATTATTTATTGGCAGAGTTTCATGCTATCTGTGTGGATTCTTGGCTTACTTCATGGAGAACCTTTTGTCCAGTTTGCAAGCGTGATGCAAGAACTGGCTTAACTGAACCACCACCTTCAGAATCCACACCCTTGCTCTCGTCAAGCTCAGCAGCCTCTGTCTTATCTTCTGTGAGATCATCACTAGCTTCATCTTCAGCAATACAAATTGCCCGGACTGCTTCGCAGACCTCATCTATTTCTCGTAACCACTCCATTGCCAgcacacctcattttcatccatCACTTAGGTCCTCCTACCATCAATCCCCCTCCCTAAGCATGAGCCGAAGCTCAGTAGATCTTAGGAATGCATCCCAAAGATCTCTAGCTTCTCACTTGAATTCACCGCATTCCATGGGGTATCCCTCTTTGCCATCCCTTAACTCAAGGTACATGTCTCCATATATTCCAAGTCCAAGCAATGCTTCAGTGAGTTATTTGGGTTCATCCAGTCATCAACAACATCCTCTCCGTTATAGTGAGTCAGCTGCAAGCTTCTCACCATTTGCATCGACACACTCCCTTCCGGAATGTTAAATTGTTTCGTTATATCATATATGACTAAAAGGTGGCCATGTGATGACCGATGCTCTAGTGGACTAGTCCCATGCGATGCTTTGGCATTCCTCACCTATGTCTCCTCTAGCATTTGACTTCCTTATTGGCACCTGGTGTACATTGTAGCTTCTCCTGTGATGTTTAGTTTCATTTATATGTGCTGGTTGAGGTTCTTACATTTTTAGGGTGGTGAGTTTGCGTACAGTCAATCGTGTGTATTGTTTTTACTTGAAATCTTGATGTTTTCATGGCTTTGATTTCAAAGTATAGTCAACTACTAACAAGAGAATGTTGGGCTGTATAGACAGATTGAAGTCATACGAGTTCCTTATGTTCTGTCTCATGGATTTGTCCAACTGAATGATGAGAGATCATCTGATACTCTGGTGTTACCTATACTCGATCATCTAATTGCAACATTATTATCAATTATGCATGTAAAATTTTCTGTGGGTGTATAATATAATAGATATGCTATTGCTGGCAAATGTCAACATATATCTCTACTTAAATCTAAACTTTTCTGATTTCTTGATACAGAGAAAATTCATAATCTAAAGATAAATACCTTTCTGTGCGTGAAATTGTAATACTATTCTCCATTTTTTGGATTACTAACATTGAAAAACTAATGAGACTCCCTCTTTGAATTGGGTAAAGTGAGTTAAAACGGTTCTTAACTTTTGCTTCCCTTCTTCCTAAATAGAACCAGAGTCTATTCTGTGGAATCATGATGAACTTTAACCAAGGTTTTTTGGTATGCAGTTATCAACATGTTTTATTTATGATGAGTTTAATTGGCCATATATATATACAGCTGTGTTTGGAGTAAGATGATGCAAACAAACATACATTGATTAgaagaaataatatataaataattttggcATAACTTGTTATGAGGAAAATGATAGTGATACTTGTGGGTATATGTTTGCGACAAATAAAGGATGGGACACGAGTGGACAACAATGAATGAAGGTTTGATTTGAAGAGCAAAATGTTAGAGTTTAAGAAGCTTCCCTTACAGAGGAGAAGTGTTAACTGAGTTATGGATTGGTTGCTATATAATACAATCATTTTTGTTTTACTTAGATGATTCAGATGCACAACTGGGTAAAAATGGtgagaaagaaaatatattaagaaataaataatagagtaaaatttatatttttaatcaatatacaaatatttttcatataatttattttatttctctctctttttacgTTAttgaatcaaaataaatttttctaCAATGAAACAATAtatagtaatatattttttttgactatttttatagattttttttcttctcaattttACTCTGACTTGCTTGGTAATCagtataaaatgtaaaatataatataaaaataaaataagagtaTGATATACCACGAGtaagataaatattaaataccTTCAATGT encodes the following:
- the LOC137829614 gene encoding receptor homology region, transmembrane domain- and RING domain-containing protein 2, which encodes MGTLNLLFFFSLVSLCAMAAAKVVLIGNNITLSFDDIEANFAPTVKGSGQYGVLYLAEPLDACTELTNKVERLLNVSSPFALVVRGGCSFEEKVRRAQKAGFEAVIVYDNEEDGVLVAMAGNSAGIRIHAVFVSKASGEILKKYAGWTNVEIWLIPTFENSAWSIMAISFISLLAMSAVLATCFFVRRHRIRRERPRGSLREFHGMSSRLVKAMPSLIFTAVLEDNCTSRTCAICLEDYCIGEKIRILPCCHKFHAICVDSWLTSWRTFCPVCKRDARTGLTEPPPSESTPLLSSSSAASVLSSVRSSLASSSAIQIARTASQTSSISRNHSIASTPHFHPSLRSSYHQSPSLSMSRSSVDLRNASQRSLASHLNSPHSMGYPSLPSLNSRYMSPYIPSPSNASVSYLGSSSHQQHPLRYSESAASFSPFASTHSLPEC